One stretch of Flavobacterium sp. 9 DNA includes these proteins:
- a CDS encoding STM3941 family protein, whose translation MSKTKNYFLYTIFILFTVFGIYLLIDSFINPQLEFSEDVVVKNRIKYINAILFFGGLGYIYYLIKERKIDTNQSTFKTNIAMLFGCLIFVLNSVFLVLHPEEFKKGPKLIKMIIGYSGILFFGAGLLMSIYRLIKNFSKTN comes from the coding sequence ATGTCAAAAACTAAAAATTACTTTCTTTATACCATATTTATTTTATTTACAGTATTTGGTATTTATCTACTAATCGATTCATTTATAAATCCACAGTTAGAGTTTTCTGAGGATGTTGTAGTCAAAAACAGAATTAAATATATCAATGCCATTCTTTTCTTTGGTGGATTAGGCTATATCTATTATCTCATAAAAGAAAGGAAAATTGACACAAATCAGAGTACGTTTAAAACGAATATTGCTATGCTTTTTGGATGTTTAATATTTGTCTTAAATTCTGTGTTTCTGGTTCTACATCCTGAAGAATTTAAAAAAGGCCCTAAATTAATCAAAATGATTATTGGCTATAGTGGAATATTATTTTTCGGAGCTGGCTTACTTATGTCAATTTATAGATTAATAAAAAATTTCTCTAAGACAAATTAA